Proteins from a genomic interval of Diaphorobacter sp. HDW4A:
- a CDS encoding glycosyltransferase → MSELLNDLKRFSACSIHRVVLTLNKPLEVVSVPGGPDGDWPFELQVRRNESPLGFGENHNRALSGAMEDFVCVLNPDIRLSADPFAALVATAAQTGVGCAYPTQVDEAGRVQDSERALPTPVALWQRRALGQSEKRLDWVNGACLVLPASVWKQVRGFDERYFMYCEDVDLSLRIRLAGWRIVRAPVQLIHAAQRASGRSLSHLVWHVSSLLRLWTSSVYRQARQLPPMASIPAGTERA, encoded by the coding sequence GTGTCAGAACTGCTCAACGATCTGAAACGTTTCAGCGCGTGTTCCATCCATCGGGTGGTGTTGACGCTGAATAAGCCGCTCGAGGTGGTGTCTGTGCCCGGCGGCCCCGATGGCGATTGGCCATTCGAGCTGCAGGTGAGGCGCAATGAGAGCCCATTGGGCTTCGGTGAAAACCACAACCGTGCGTTGTCGGGAGCCATGGAAGACTTTGTGTGTGTGCTCAATCCGGATATCCGTCTGAGCGCAGATCCGTTCGCCGCCTTGGTGGCAACCGCTGCGCAGACTGGGGTCGGCTGTGCTTATCCGACACAGGTGGATGAAGCGGGCCGCGTGCAGGACAGCGAGCGCGCTTTGCCTACACCTGTTGCACTTTGGCAACGTCGTGCCTTAGGGCAGTCCGAGAAGCGGCTGGATTGGGTCAATGGTGCCTGCCTGGTTTTACCTGCCTCCGTGTGGAAGCAGGTTCGAGGTTTTGACGAACGTTATTTCATGTACTGTGAGGATGTTGATCTGAGTTTGCGTATCCGACTGGCCGGTTGGCGCATTGTGCGTGCCCCGGTTCAATTGATCCATGCGGCACAACGCGCGAGTGGACGCTCGCTGTCTCATTTGGTGTGGCATGTGAGCAGTCTGCTCAGGCTCTGGACCTCGTCCGTCTATCGTCAGGCGCGGCAACTGCCGCCCATGGCGTCGATTCCCGCTGGGACTGAGCGCGCATGA
- a CDS encoding glycosyltransferase family 4 protein gives MIWLSLIGFLVSCLTAALIIRALRGRRTPHYDEFKPQRFHTGEVPRLGGAALLMGLCVSWAVGVVQSTQAGDPGSLRLGNWAYWWIVALLPAALGGIVEDMTQRMTVRYRLALTLLSGVLAIWLLGMNIPRLGVPWLDVLLIQAPWIGMGIVLLAIAGLPHAFNIIDGYNGLASMVALVISLALAHVCLQVNDRALGSLIVCLAAATGGFLIWNYPRGMLFAGDGGAYIWGVVIAMVSISLVQRNPDVSPWFPVLLLIYPIWETLFSIYRKLARGVSPGMADALHFHQLIYRRIVIGVFHDDESRRMLMRNNRTSPYLWAFTLLTVVPAVLFWNKTWVLIAFCVLFVVSYVVAYLCIVRFKVPNWIKH, from the coding sequence ATGATCTGGCTGTCGCTGATTGGTTTTCTGGTGTCGTGTCTCACGGCCGCGCTGATCATCCGCGCGCTGCGCGGGCGTCGCACACCGCACTACGACGAGTTCAAGCCCCAGCGCTTTCATACCGGCGAAGTGCCGCGCCTGGGCGGTGCGGCGCTGCTGATGGGGCTGTGCGTGAGCTGGGCGGTGGGCGTGGTGCAATCCACGCAGGCCGGTGATCCTGGCTCGCTGCGGCTGGGCAACTGGGCTTACTGGTGGATCGTGGCTCTGCTGCCTGCGGCTCTCGGCGGTATCGTCGAGGACATGACGCAGCGCATGACGGTGCGCTACCGGCTCGCGCTCACCCTGTTGTCGGGTGTGTTGGCGATCTGGTTGCTGGGCATGAACATTCCGCGCCTGGGCGTTCCATGGCTCGATGTGCTGCTGATCCAGGCGCCCTGGATCGGCATGGGCATCGTGCTGCTGGCGATTGCCGGGCTGCCACACGCTTTCAACATCATCGACGGCTACAACGGTCTCGCCAGCATGGTGGCGCTGGTCATCAGCCTCGCTCTCGCCCATGTATGCCTGCAGGTGAACGACCGCGCGCTCGGCTCGCTGATCGTCTGCCTTGCCGCCGCGACCGGAGGCTTTCTGATTTGGAACTACCCGCGCGGCATGCTGTTTGCCGGTGACGGCGGCGCCTACATCTGGGGCGTGGTGATTGCGATGGTCAGCATATCGCTGGTGCAGCGCAATCCGGACGTTTCGCCATGGTTCCCGGTGTTGCTGCTGATCTATCCGATCTGGGAGACGCTGTTTTCCATCTACCGCAAGCTTGCGCGCGGCGTGTCGCCGGGCATGGCGGACGCGCTGCACTTTCACCAACTGATCTACCGCCGCATTGTGATCGGCGTGTTCCACGACGACGAATCGCGCCGCATGCTGATGCGTAACAACCGCACATCGCCATATCTCTGGGCGTTCACCCTGTTGACCGTGGTTCCGGCTGTGCTGTTCTGGAACAAGACCTGGGTGTTGATCGCGTTCTGCGTATTGTTCGTGGTGAGCTATGTCGTTGCCTATCTTTGCATCGTGCGCTTCAAGGTGCCGAACTGGATCAAACACTGA
- a CDS encoding methyltransferase domain-containing protein, translating to MTQNIEDLHVYLRKIRPGERTSLSVIASLVHQNATVLDLGCGSGALGQYLKETLGCTSDGLTWSEAEAAHARPNYGQVEVADLETCDLLTLFTNKHYDYIVCADVLEHLRQPERILAACRKLLKPEGKLLVSVPNAGYAGLVAELLQGEFRYREEGLLDRTHLRFFTRRSLARFLGENAWRIDVLDTVRRELPESEFKTQFDDLPPAVARYLLATPDALAYQFIGAAHPVVEAVTDNPDQASDHEPAHALFTTQLYVDLGNGYAEDTKISATGAMGEDRQRVKFEIPVADSPLSHLRLDPADRPGFLYLYSIVLRAANGDALWSWSPDQADNIRLAKTPQHQILWQPPAPRVSSATVMLLTGDDPWLELPLVAARLADALQQTLTLELDVGWPMSADYLAMAHQVQPLHSHIDQLSTHVGDLNGQIVDLNGQINTLNGETSSLSHSLAASENQRRSFQDESAQFQRNATRLEHELVKVQGEFKDLAAHLKGIENSTVFKATRPLVNAKIALDRLRGRAPKHEKLKARQFVQTTPATPIAPTTYPVDVIVPVYRGLADTQLCVESVLAAPVQVPYRLIVINDCSPEPEVTNWLRERAAGEPRIMLLENEENLGFVGTVNRGMALSDANDVLLLNSDTEVANNWLDRIRAAAYGDKKIASVTPFSTNATICSYPRFCEDNPLPPGYSTARMDALCAKTNPGAVVDVPTGVGFCMYIRRDSLKDVGLFDVKNFGKGYGEENDFCQRAEGAGWRNLHLLDTFVLHTGGVSFGDSKSPRERAAMEKLARLHPSYASDVHKFVQADPARPYRLALDVARIRDANQPVILAVLHDRAGGTVRHVRELAEHLTGKAVFLTLTPSANKSLTLRMASEAEGFDLVFKIDEQFDDLLNVLSQLYVSHVHFHHLLGHDKHVRDIPALLNVTYDFTAHDFYSYCTYITITGEENRYQGEISPGQCKCCTPDMPAPTEGNVARWRGANARFLSAARTVITPSHDTAKRIIGFAPAANVHAIQHTDIDASVPLPTPAPQPITDGRALRIVVLGALSAIKGADVLEAAAVEAARQGTPVEFHLLGYGYRHLLSQPKAALSVHGAYKEEELPQLLAWLKPDLIWFPAQWPETYSYTLSAALQAGLPVVVPDIGAFAERVVDRPWTWIHEWDRDAKEWVDFFEQIRKDNFAPAIAPSLESAQPNAPKTPEADGWTYQSDYFTHMSAPSEPAADAAPLEGDYMAQFVPERAYSGATKAGILGMLVYLRSLPVLRGVARKIPPQFQRQVKTWLNG from the coding sequence ATGACACAGAATATTGAGGATTTGCACGTCTATCTGCGCAAAATCCGTCCGGGCGAACGCACATCGCTTTCGGTTATCGCAAGTTTAGTTCATCAAAATGCCACGGTTCTCGACCTCGGCTGCGGCAGCGGGGCGCTCGGCCAGTATCTGAAAGAGACTTTGGGCTGCACCAGCGACGGCCTGACATGGAGTGAGGCCGAGGCCGCCCACGCCCGCCCGAACTACGGGCAGGTCGAAGTCGCAGATCTGGAAACCTGTGATTTACTTACTTTATTTACAAACAAACACTACGACTACATCGTCTGCGCAGACGTGCTCGAACACCTACGCCAGCCCGAGCGAATTCTGGCCGCCTGCCGCAAGCTGCTCAAGCCTGAGGGCAAGCTGCTGGTATCGGTACCGAATGCGGGCTATGCAGGCCTCGTCGCCGAGCTGCTGCAGGGTGAATTCCGCTACCGTGAAGAGGGACTGCTCGACCGCACCCACTTGCGCTTCTTCACCCGCCGCTCGCTCGCACGCTTTCTTGGCGAAAACGCCTGGCGCATTGACGTACTGGACACGGTGCGTCGCGAACTGCCCGAGTCCGAATTCAAGACCCAGTTCGACGATCTGCCGCCCGCCGTCGCGCGCTACCTGCTCGCCACGCCGGACGCCCTCGCCTACCAGTTCATCGGCGCCGCGCACCCCGTAGTAGAAGCGGTCACGGACAACCCGGATCAGGCCTCCGACCACGAACCCGCCCATGCGCTGTTCACCACCCAGCTCTATGTGGACCTTGGCAACGGCTACGCCGAAGACACCAAGATCAGCGCCACAGGTGCCATGGGCGAGGACCGTCAACGGGTGAAGTTCGAGATTCCGGTCGCCGATTCGCCATTGAGCCATCTGCGACTCGATCCCGCCGACCGCCCTGGCTTCCTGTACCTGTATTCCATCGTGCTGCGCGCCGCGAACGGTGATGCGCTCTGGAGCTGGTCGCCTGATCAGGCCGACAACATCCGCCTGGCCAAGACGCCGCAGCACCAGATTCTCTGGCAGCCCCCAGCCCCGCGCGTGTCCTCTGCCACCGTGATGCTGCTCACTGGCGATGATCCTTGGCTCGAACTGCCGCTGGTTGCGGCCCGCCTTGCGGACGCACTGCAGCAGACCCTCACGCTCGAACTTGACGTGGGGTGGCCCATGTCGGCCGACTATCTGGCGATGGCCCATCAGGTGCAGCCGCTGCATTCGCATATCGACCAGTTGAGCACCCATGTCGGGGACCTGAACGGACAGATCGTTGATCTGAACGGCCAGATCAACACCCTCAACGGCGAAACCTCCAGCCTGTCGCACTCACTAGCGGCCAGCGAAAACCAGCGCCGCAGTTTCCAGGACGAATCCGCGCAATTCCAGCGCAATGCCACGCGGCTCGAACACGAGCTGGTGAAGGTGCAGGGCGAGTTCAAGGATCTCGCAGCCCATCTAAAAGGCATCGAGAACTCGACGGTCTTCAAGGCGACTCGTCCGCTGGTCAATGCCAAGATCGCACTGGATCGCCTGCGCGGCAGAGCGCCCAAGCATGAGAAGTTGAAAGCCCGTCAATTCGTGCAGACGACGCCCGCCACTCCCATCGCACCCACAACTTATCCGGTGGACGTGATCGTGCCGGTCTACCGAGGTCTCGCCGACACGCAACTGTGCGTGGAATCAGTGCTCGCCGCGCCGGTGCAGGTGCCCTACCGCCTCATCGTCATCAACGACTGCAGCCCCGAGCCCGAAGTCACCAATTGGCTGCGCGAGCGCGCCGCTGGCGAGCCACGCATCATGCTGCTCGAGAACGAGGAAAACCTCGGCTTCGTCGGCACGGTCAATCGCGGCATGGCACTGTCGGATGCCAACGACGTGCTGCTGCTCAACAGCGACACCGAGGTTGCCAACAACTGGCTTGATCGCATCCGCGCCGCTGCCTATGGCGACAAGAAAATCGCCTCGGTCACGCCGTTCTCGACCAACGCGACGATCTGCAGCTACCCGCGCTTTTGCGAAGACAACCCGCTGCCGCCCGGCTACAGCACCGCACGCATGGACGCTCTGTGCGCCAAGACCAACCCCGGAGCCGTCGTCGACGTGCCGACCGGTGTAGGTTTCTGCATGTACATCCGCCGCGACAGCCTGAAGGACGTCGGCCTCTTCGACGTCAAGAACTTCGGCAAGGGCTACGGCGAGGAAAACGACTTCTGCCAACGCGCGGAAGGTGCTGGCTGGCGCAATTTGCATCTGCTCGACACCTTCGTGCTGCACACCGGCGGCGTGAGCTTCGGCGACAGCAAGAGCCCGCGCGAGCGAGCGGCCATGGAAAAGCTCGCGCGTCTGCACCCCAGCTACGCAAGCGACGTACACAAGTTCGTGCAGGCCGATCCGGCACGCCCATACCGTTTGGCGCTCGACGTGGCCCGCATCCGCGACGCCAACCAGCCCGTGATCCTCGCGGTGCTGCACGACCGCGCGGGTGGCACCGTGCGCCATGTGCGCGAGCTGGCCGAACACCTCACTGGCAAGGCCGTGTTCCTCACGCTCACGCCCTCGGCCAACAAGAGCCTGACTCTGCGCATGGCCTCCGAGGCCGAGGGATTTGATCTCGTGTTCAAGATCGACGAGCAGTTCGACGATCTGCTCAACGTGCTGAGCCAGTTGTATGTGTCGCATGTGCACTTCCACCACTTGCTTGGCCACGACAAGCATGTGCGCGATATTCCTGCGCTGCTGAACGTCACCTACGACTTCACCGCACACGATTTCTACAGCTACTGCACCTACATCACCATCACCGGCGAGGAAAACCGCTACCAGGGCGAAATCTCGCCCGGACAGTGCAAGTGCTGCACGCCGGACATGCCCGCGCCCACGGAGGGTAACGTCGCCCGCTGGCGTGGTGCCAACGCGCGTTTCCTGAGCGCCGCGCGCACGGTGATCACACCGAGCCACGACACGGCCAAGCGCATCATCGGCTTTGCGCCCGCCGCCAATGTGCATGCGATCCAGCACACGGACATTGACGCGAGCGTGCCCCTGCCGACTCCCGCGCCGCAGCCGATCACCGACGGCCGCGCGCTGCGCATTGTCGTGCTCGGCGCACTCAGCGCCATCAAGGGTGCCGATGTGCTGGAGGCTGCTGCGGTCGAAGCGGCACGCCAAGGCACGCCCGTGGAGTTCCACCTGCTCGGCTACGGCTACCGCCATCTGCTGAGCCAGCCCAAGGCCGCGCTCAGCGTTCACGGCGCGTACAAGGAAGAAGAGCTGCCGCAGTTGCTCGCGTGGCTCAAGCCCGACCTGATCTGGTTCCCCGCGCAGTGGCCCGAGACCTACAGCTACACGCTGAGCGCCGCGCTGCAGGCCGGCCTGCCCGTGGTGGTTCCGGACATCGGCGCCTTCGCCGAGCGCGTAGTTGACCGTCCATGGACCTGGATTCACGAATGGGATCGTGACGCCAAGGAATGGGTTGATTTCTTCGAGCAGATCCGCAAGGACAACTTCGCACCGGCCATTGCACCCTCTCTCGAGTCGGCCCAACCCAATGCGCCGAAAACGCCGGAAGCAGACGGCTGGACCTACCAGAGCGACTACTTCACCCACATGTCCGCGCCTTCAGAGCCCGCGGCCGACGCAGCACCGCTCGAAGGCGACTACATGGCGCAGTTCGTCCCCGAGCGCGCCTACAGCGGCGCGACCAAGGCGGGCATTCTGGGCATGCTGGTCTACCTGCGCTCGCTGCCCGTGCTGCGCGGCGTGGCACGCAAGATTCCGCCGCAGTTCCAGCGGCAAGTGAAAACCTGGTTGAACGGCTGA